The genomic interval TACAACAGGTGCTGATGCCTGGCTGACGGGGAGTTTTGACTATAACAGAAATGGGGTGTTTGATGTGAATGAAGCAGTAACGGTTGTTGTGCCGCCTGGTGCAACAGCGGCCACCCTGAACTGGACCGGTATGCCAGGGATGCTTACTACCGGTAATGGCGGGCTGTTTGCCTTCAGGTTTCGTTTGTCATCCAATCGTGCTGCTACACAAAATGCGTCTATTGCAGCAGAGGATGGTGAGGTGGAAGACTATATGACGAGAGTGAATGCTCCATGCGCTATCACCACGAATCTTACTGCTACTGCTATCTGCGCCGGAAAATCGGTGCAGTTGCAGGCGGCGGGAGGCAGTACTTATAACTGGAGCCCGGCTGCAGGATTATCTGATGCTGATATCAACAATCCGCTTGCTTCCCCTCTTACCACGACCAACTATGAAGTAACAGTGGGAGACGCAGGTGGTTGTGGTGGGAAAGCGAATGTACAGGTAGTTGTAAATAACATAGCAGATGTTGTGACCCGTGCCGATACAACAGTTTGCAGCGGCAATCCGGTTCAGCTTAGCACACGTTCTAATGATGGTACAACGTTCAGCTGGGCACCGGCAACGGGACTGGATAATGCTGATATACTATCGCCCGTAGCGACGCCCGCTACCAGCACCCGTTATACTGTTACGGCAGATAATGGCAGCGGTTGTGTGAGCCAGTCTTCCGTACTGATAACTGTTATCCCCGGCACACTGATGTCTGTAACACCGGCTGATACGGCCATTTGTGAAGGCACTTCAATAACCCTGGAGGCAACAGGCGGGGATACTTATGAATGGCTGGAAAATGGCGTTGTGTTGCCTGCATCTGGCAATTCGATCACCATATCTCCTGATCAGGTGTCCACATATGCAGTTAACATTGTCAATCGTACCTGCAATGCAAACAAAAGTTTTGTGATACCGGTAATGGTGAATGCAATGCCTGTCACTGCCATCACAAGTACGAATGGTATTGATTGTTCGCACGGCTCTGCCATGCTGCTTGCCACGGGAGGCGTAAAATATGTATGGGACACCGTTCCGAGCATCAGTAATATGCAGATTGCCAACCCTGTGGTATCGCCAACGGAAACCACTACATATCATGTTACCATAACCGATGAGAATAATTGTGTTAGCCGCGATTCGATCACAGTCCCCGTAGACTTAAGTGCCGGATTGAGTGTATACCCTATGCCATCAGCCTTTACACCCAATGGTGACGGGAAGAACGACTGCTTTGGCCTGAAATACTGGGGCGGCGTAACGGCACTTGAATTCAGGATATATGATCGCTGGGGCGTGTTAGTGTTCAGTACAAAAGATGCAGGCACCTGTTGGGATGGTACGTTCAAAGGCGTATTGCAACCTGTGGGTGCGTATGTATATTTCGTAAAAGCTAAAACACTTTGTGGTGAAATTGAGCGGAAAGGTGTAGTCACCTTAGTGCAATAAGATATACTGGTATTACTGCCTGAAGGCCCTGTAAAGACATTTGCAGGGCTTTTTTATGCGTACATGTGCTGATGCGATGAATCTGTTTTCTGATCCCTCAATACCGAAATGCAAGCCGACCATTACCACTAATGGCGTTGCCAGTATTGCCGGCGTCTTCGCGGGAGGCGATTGTGTAAATGGCGGCAAGGAAGTGATGGATGCTGTCCGGACAGGAAAAGGCGGTGTTATAAAATGATTGTGGATGAAAACAAAGAAGTGCTTCAAAAGGTCATTGAGGAAGGAGGGTGAATGGGGCATGCGGCATAAATATGTATTGATGTGAGGGGAACGGGATTTAGATAATTTAAAATAGATTTGTATCTTCACCGATTACTAGTTGAATTTCAGTACTATTTAGATAAATATGCAGTCGTGAGCTACTCAGGGGGACAAGAAACACTTTTCGGAAAATTTTAAATGTATCAACCGGGATGCGGGGACAGATGATCCGTCCGCGCTGACATATGCCGATAATAGAACAGGTTTACAGGAGATCTCATGCACATATCTTAAACAATATTGGTGTCTGGCCTATTGAAGTACTTTCAGACAACCCGGGGCAATCCTTATATGATGTAACAGCGCAGATTTTAAGTTTTCATTGAAGCGATCCACAACTATAGACGAGAGACCAGACAAAATAAAGTTCGTAAAGACTGGTAAATGCCAATCTTTAAAGTGTATAAAAGACAATTAAATACTAAAGCGCATTACCACTGACCTAATAGAGAAGTTAAAATAAATTAAGTTATGAACAGATTACTCATGCTCTTCTATTGTATGACGAGTTGTTTGATCCCCTGCCTGGCACAGGAGAAAGTGCCGTCAGCGGTCCTTCAACAGCTTCTGAGGAAGGAACGTCCGGATACAGCTGAACTGCGGATGCTGTTCAGCGCCGGTGTTTCATATATCAACAGGCCCGGTATTGAGCCGGGTGATATAGATACTGCTTCAATGTGCGCAGCAAAATTGCTTAAATATGCTGTAAACACTGGCCATAAGCTATGGGAGGGAAAGAGTAATCTGCTCTATTCGAAGATATTCCGTGAACAACATGATGTTGTGAAAGGGAAAGAGTATATACTGAAAGCGGAGGCTATATTTAAAGAACAGCAGCAAAAGGAATCTCTTGCCGATACCTATGTCGAACTGTGTGACTATTATCAGCCGGTAGACGTTGAAAGTCTTAATATGAAGCTTAAGTACTATCGCGAGGCAGCAGTGCTCTATGGAGAATCCGGTCTGAAATTAAAACAGGCAGACGCGCTTTACAGGCTTGGCGACTACTACAGCTTCCTTCCAGACTACAACGAATCGAAAAAGGTATTGCTGCAGGCACTGGCAATTTTCAAAGAAGTACATGTTGAAGAGCTGCAAGGCATATACAACTTGTTGGGGGCAATTTACAACCAGCTGGGAGATTCCGATAATGCCCTGAAATATGTGCTGTTGTCATTGAAGACAGCGCAGGCGGTTGGAGATAGCAGTACACAGCTTTGTACAATTTACAACAGGTTAGGAATGATCTATATAAGGGTGGATGATATTCCTAAAGCCATGCAGAGCTTTCAAAGGGCCCGGGAAATAGCATTGCGATTAAAAGAT from Chitinophaga filiformis carries:
- a CDS encoding CshA/CshB family fibrillar adhesin-related protein; the encoded protein is MFKKIALLLILFASVFTDTSAQYADMGSGVIKNHIWWFNWNGFALVNGASRDFTTDDGLKVNITFSKVSGAPLPPKVMNTWSGAVLHYLYDFSDPAMMPALYNYTQGEGSYFTMTVTATREGQAVPFTFLAADAEGSLSPVEYTTFTTSGGNWSFLDFFRNSSQTGNPVTGCGTQTMVVSDTQGSLDGTPFGQNPLMATVAPASGVLTVDVKMERTVPGGMGVAFAVYAPLDRGDLPASYGYARHLLKYVRSNGCNFNPPFPALTQDESLKLGNIIGDADGADNIDDDLNGVDEDALTAFPDYTGNGTYSLQLPLSNTTGADAWLTGSFDYNRNGVFDVNEAVTVVVPPGATAATLNWTGMPGMLTTGNGGLFAFRFRLSSNRAATQNASIAAEDGEVEDYMTRVNAPCAITTNLTATAICAGKSVQLQAAGGSTYNWSPAAGLSDADINNPLASPLTTTNYEVTVGDAGGCGGKANVQVVVNNIADVVTRADTTVCSGNPVQLSTRSNDGTTFSWAPATGLDNADILSPVATPATSTRYTVTADNGSGCVSQSSVLITVIPGTLMSVTPADTAICEGTSITLEATGGDTYEWLENGVVLPASGNSITISPDQVSTYAVNIVNRTCNANKSFVIPVMVNAMPVTAITSTNGIDCSHGSAMLLATGGVKYVWDTVPSISNMQIANPVVSPTETTTYHVTITDENNCVSRDSITVPVDLSAGLSVYPMPSAFTPNGDGKNDCFGLKYWGGVTALEFRIYDRWGVLVFSTKDAGTCWDGTFKGVLQPVGAYVYFVKAKTLCGEIERKGVVTLVQ